A single Vidua chalybeata isolate OUT-0048 chromosome 20, bVidCha1 merged haplotype, whole genome shotgun sequence DNA region contains:
- the DHX33 gene encoding ATP-dependent RNA helicase DHX33 isoform X2 produces MAQDSEAPPAKRFKAAPPGTQPQSAAPPAHVQRRSLPISGARGPLLARLRRLDTAVLIGETGSGKTTQLPQYLYEVGIGHPGTIAVTQPRRVAAVTLAARVAEEKRTELGRLVGYTVRFDDCSCAETRIRFLTDGMLLREAIGDPLLHKYSVVILDEAHERTIHTDVLFGVVKAAQKKRKERGLRPLKVIVMSATMDVDLFSQYFNGAPVIYLEGRQHPIDIFYTKEQQSDYLQAALVSIFQIHQEAPACQDILVFLTGQEEIEAMTKTCRDVAQHLPEGCPRMTVLPLYASLPHSQQLRAFKPTPEGCRKVILSTNIAETSITIAGIKFVVDTGMVKAKKYSPETGLEVLAVQQVSKAQAWQRTGRAGRQESGICYRLYTEEDFEKFEEMTTPEIQRCNLASVVLQLLALKIPNVLTFDFMSKPSPDAIQAAIDQLELLGAVTQKEGQLVLTPLGKKMAAFPLDPKFSKAILLSPKFHCAEEILTIVSLLSVDSVLHNPPAQRDEVQAARKKFISSEGDHLTLLNVYRAYKNVNGHKGWCRENFINGRNMKLMAEVRAQLRDICVKQILQPSDLEPDIISSRWGSPDFLQLLGLKVTSSRRVTVTIHFVGS; encoded by the exons ATGGCTCAGGACAGCGAGGCGCCTCCGGCCAAGCGGTTCAAGGCGGCACCCCCCGGCACACAGCCCCAGagcgccgcgccgcccgcacACGTGCAGCGCCGCTCCCTGCCCATCTCCGGAGCCCGCGGGCCGCTGCTGGCCCGGCTCCGCCGCCTCGACACCGCCGTCCTCATCG GAGAAACGGGCTCAGGGAAGACCACTCAGCTCCCTCAGTACCTGTACGAAGTGGGGATTGGCCACCCCGGCACCATCGCCGTGACCCAGCCCCGCAGGGTGGCAGCTGTCACCCTGGCTGCCCGAGTGGCTGAGGAGAAGAGGACGGAGCTGGGGAGGCTG GTTGGCTACACCGTGCGCTTCGATGACTGCTCGTGTGCCGAGACCAGGATCCGGTTCCTGACGGATGGGATGCTGCTGCGGGAGGCCATCGGGGACCCTCTGCTGCACAAGTACAGCGTGGTCATCCTGGACGAGGCCCACGAGAGGACCATCCACACGGACGTGCTCTTCGGAGTGGTCAAAGCCGCTCAAAAGAAGCGAAAGGAGCGGGGCCTGCGGCCACTGAAA GTGATTGTCATGTCAGCCACGATGGATGTTGACCTGTTCTCCCAGTACTTCAATGGAGCTCCTGTCATCTATCTGGAGGGCCGGCAGCATCCCATTGACATCTTCTAcaccaaggagcagcagagtgactacctgcaggcagcactggtGTCCATCTTCCAAATCCACCAG GAAGCCCCTGCATGCCAGGACATCCTGGTGTTCCTGACTGGTCAGGAAGAAATTGAAGCAATGACCAAAACCTGTCGAGATGTTGCCCAGCATCTCCCCGAGGGCTGCCCACGGATGACAGTGCTGCCCCTTTATGCTTCTCTGCCCCACTCCCAACAACTCCGTGCCTTTAAACCTACCCCTGAG GGCTGTCGCAAAGTGATCCTCTCCACCAACATCGCAGAAACCTCCATCACCATTGCAGGCATAAAATTTGTTGTGGACACAGGCATGGTCAAAGCCAAGAAGTACAGCCCTG AAACTGGCCTGGAagtgctggcagtgcagcaggTGTCCAAGGCCCAGGCTTGGCAGCGCacgggcagagcagggagacaggaGAGCGGGATCTGCTACCGGCTCTACACAGAGGAGGACTTTGAGAAGTTTGAGGAAATGACAACACCTGAGATACAGAG GTGTAACCTGGCCAGTGTGGTGCTTCAGCTCCTGGCACTGAAAATTCCCAATGTGCTCACCTTTGACTTCATGTCCAAACCATCTCCTG ATGCTATTCAAGCAGCAATTgatcagctggagctgctgggagctgtgaccCAGAAGGAAGGTCAGCTTGTCCTGACccccttgggaaagaaaatggcAGCCTTTCCACTGGATCCAAAGTTCTCCAAG GCCATCCTCCTGTCGCCCAAGTTCCACTGTGCAGAGGAGATCCTGACCATCGTGTCACTGTTATCAGTGGACAGTGTCCTGCACAACCCCCCTGCCCAGCGGGATGAGGTGCAGGCTGCCAGGAAGAAATTCATCTCCAGTGAGGGGGATCACCTGACCCTGCTCAACGTGTACAGGGCCTACAAGAACGTCAATGGGCACAAG ggatggtgcAGAGAGAACTTTATCAATGGCAGGAACATGAAGCTGATGGCAGAAGTcagagctcagctcagggaCATTTGTGTAAAG cagatccttcagccttctgatctggagccagacataATTTCTTCCCGTTGGGGGTCACCTGATTTCCTACAGCTGCTCGGCCTTAAAGTCACTTCCAGCAGGAGAGTGACAGTGACGATCCATTTTGTCGGCTCTTAG
- the DHX33 gene encoding ATP-dependent RNA helicase DHX33 isoform X3, giving the protein MAQDSEAPPAKRFKAAPPGTQPQSAAPPAHVQRRSLPISGARGPLLARLRRLDTAVLIGETGSGKTTQLPQYLYEVGIGHPGTIAVTQPRRVAAVTLAARVAEEKRTELGRLVGYTVRFDDCSCAETRIRFLTDGMLLREAIGDPLLHKYSVVILDEAHERTIHTDVLFGVVKAAQKKRKERGLRPLKVIVMSATMDVDLFSQYFNGAPVIYLEGRQHPIDIFYTKEQQSDYLQAALVSIFQIHQEAPACQDILVFLTGQEEIEAMTKTCRDVAQHLPEGCPRMTVLPLYASLPHSQQLRAFKPTPEGCRKVILSTNIAETSITIAGIKFVVDTGMVKAKKYSPETGLEVLAVQQVSKAQAWQRTGRAGRQESGICYRLYTEEDFEKFEEMTTPEIQRCNLASVVLQLLALKIPNVLTFDFMSKPSPDAIQAAIDQLELLGAVTQKEGQLVLTPLGKKMAAFPLDPKFSKAILLSPKFHCAEEILTIVSLLSVDSVLHNPPAQRDEVQAARKKFISSEGDHLTLLNVYRAYKNVNGHKGWCRENFINGRNMKLMAEVRAQLRDICVKILQPSDLEPDIISSRWGSPDFLQLLGLKVTSSRRVTVTIHFVGS; this is encoded by the exons ATGGCTCAGGACAGCGAGGCGCCTCCGGCCAAGCGGTTCAAGGCGGCACCCCCCGGCACACAGCCCCAGagcgccgcgccgcccgcacACGTGCAGCGCCGCTCCCTGCCCATCTCCGGAGCCCGCGGGCCGCTGCTGGCCCGGCTCCGCCGCCTCGACACCGCCGTCCTCATCG GAGAAACGGGCTCAGGGAAGACCACTCAGCTCCCTCAGTACCTGTACGAAGTGGGGATTGGCCACCCCGGCACCATCGCCGTGACCCAGCCCCGCAGGGTGGCAGCTGTCACCCTGGCTGCCCGAGTGGCTGAGGAGAAGAGGACGGAGCTGGGGAGGCTG GTTGGCTACACCGTGCGCTTCGATGACTGCTCGTGTGCCGAGACCAGGATCCGGTTCCTGACGGATGGGATGCTGCTGCGGGAGGCCATCGGGGACCCTCTGCTGCACAAGTACAGCGTGGTCATCCTGGACGAGGCCCACGAGAGGACCATCCACACGGACGTGCTCTTCGGAGTGGTCAAAGCCGCTCAAAAGAAGCGAAAGGAGCGGGGCCTGCGGCCACTGAAA GTGATTGTCATGTCAGCCACGATGGATGTTGACCTGTTCTCCCAGTACTTCAATGGAGCTCCTGTCATCTATCTGGAGGGCCGGCAGCATCCCATTGACATCTTCTAcaccaaggagcagcagagtgactacctgcaggcagcactggtGTCCATCTTCCAAATCCACCAG GAAGCCCCTGCATGCCAGGACATCCTGGTGTTCCTGACTGGTCAGGAAGAAATTGAAGCAATGACCAAAACCTGTCGAGATGTTGCCCAGCATCTCCCCGAGGGCTGCCCACGGATGACAGTGCTGCCCCTTTATGCTTCTCTGCCCCACTCCCAACAACTCCGTGCCTTTAAACCTACCCCTGAG GGCTGTCGCAAAGTGATCCTCTCCACCAACATCGCAGAAACCTCCATCACCATTGCAGGCATAAAATTTGTTGTGGACACAGGCATGGTCAAAGCCAAGAAGTACAGCCCTG AAACTGGCCTGGAagtgctggcagtgcagcaggTGTCCAAGGCCCAGGCTTGGCAGCGCacgggcagagcagggagacaggaGAGCGGGATCTGCTACCGGCTCTACACAGAGGAGGACTTTGAGAAGTTTGAGGAAATGACAACACCTGAGATACAGAG GTGTAACCTGGCCAGTGTGGTGCTTCAGCTCCTGGCACTGAAAATTCCCAATGTGCTCACCTTTGACTTCATGTCCAAACCATCTCCTG ATGCTATTCAAGCAGCAATTgatcagctggagctgctgggagctgtgaccCAGAAGGAAGGTCAGCTTGTCCTGACccccttgggaaagaaaatggcAGCCTTTCCACTGGATCCAAAGTTCTCCAAG GCCATCCTCCTGTCGCCCAAGTTCCACTGTGCAGAGGAGATCCTGACCATCGTGTCACTGTTATCAGTGGACAGTGTCCTGCACAACCCCCCTGCCCAGCGGGATGAGGTGCAGGCTGCCAGGAAGAAATTCATCTCCAGTGAGGGGGATCACCTGACCCTGCTCAACGTGTACAGGGCCTACAAGAACGTCAATGGGCACAAG ggatggtgcAGAGAGAACTTTATCAATGGCAGGAACATGAAGCTGATGGCAGAAGTcagagctcagctcagggaCATTTGTGTAAAG atccttcagccttctgatctggagccagacataATTTCTTCCCGTTGGGGGTCACCTGATTTCCTACAGCTGCTCGGCCTTAAAGTCACTTCCAGCAGGAGAGTGACAGTGACGATCCATTTTGTCGGCTCTTAG
- the DHX33 gene encoding ATP-dependent RNA helicase DHX33 isoform X1: protein MAQDSEAPPAKRFKAAPPGTQPQSAAPPAHVQRRSLPISGARGPLLARLRRLDTAVLIGETGSGKTTQLPQYLYEVGIGHPGTIAVTQPRRVAAVTLAARVAEEKRTELGRLVGYTVRFDDCSCAETRIRFLTDGMLLREAIGDPLLHKYSVVILDEAHERTIHTDVLFGVVKAAQKKRKERGLRPLKVIVMSATMDVDLFSQYFNGAPVIYLEGRQHPIDIFYTKEQQSDYLQAALVSIFQIHQEAPACQDILVFLTGQEEIEAMTKTCRDVAQHLPEGCPRMTVLPLYASLPHSQQLRAFKPTPEGCRKVILSTNIAETSITIAGIKFVVDTGMVKAKKYSPETGLEVLAVQQVSKAQAWQRTGRAGRQESGICYRLYTEEDFEKFEEMTTPEIQRCNLASVVLQLLALKIPNVLTFDFMSKPSPDAIQAAIDQLELLGAVTQKEGQLVLTPLGKKMAAFPLDPKFSKAILLSPKFHCAEEILTIVSLLSVDSVLHNPPAQRDEVQAARKKFISSEGDHLTLLNVYRAYKNVNGHKGWCRENFINGRNMKLMAEVRAQLRDICVKLSMPLESSRGDTAGVRRCLAHSLFMNAAELRPDGSYGTVDSHQVVAIHPSSVLFQGKPACVVYNGLLRTNRCYMRDLCVVDAEWLHEAAPDYFRRKLRTARD from the exons ATGGCTCAGGACAGCGAGGCGCCTCCGGCCAAGCGGTTCAAGGCGGCACCCCCCGGCACACAGCCCCAGagcgccgcgccgcccgcacACGTGCAGCGCCGCTCCCTGCCCATCTCCGGAGCCCGCGGGCCGCTGCTGGCCCGGCTCCGCCGCCTCGACACCGCCGTCCTCATCG GAGAAACGGGCTCAGGGAAGACCACTCAGCTCCCTCAGTACCTGTACGAAGTGGGGATTGGCCACCCCGGCACCATCGCCGTGACCCAGCCCCGCAGGGTGGCAGCTGTCACCCTGGCTGCCCGAGTGGCTGAGGAGAAGAGGACGGAGCTGGGGAGGCTG GTTGGCTACACCGTGCGCTTCGATGACTGCTCGTGTGCCGAGACCAGGATCCGGTTCCTGACGGATGGGATGCTGCTGCGGGAGGCCATCGGGGACCCTCTGCTGCACAAGTACAGCGTGGTCATCCTGGACGAGGCCCACGAGAGGACCATCCACACGGACGTGCTCTTCGGAGTGGTCAAAGCCGCTCAAAAGAAGCGAAAGGAGCGGGGCCTGCGGCCACTGAAA GTGATTGTCATGTCAGCCACGATGGATGTTGACCTGTTCTCCCAGTACTTCAATGGAGCTCCTGTCATCTATCTGGAGGGCCGGCAGCATCCCATTGACATCTTCTAcaccaaggagcagcagagtgactacctgcaggcagcactggtGTCCATCTTCCAAATCCACCAG GAAGCCCCTGCATGCCAGGACATCCTGGTGTTCCTGACTGGTCAGGAAGAAATTGAAGCAATGACCAAAACCTGTCGAGATGTTGCCCAGCATCTCCCCGAGGGCTGCCCACGGATGACAGTGCTGCCCCTTTATGCTTCTCTGCCCCACTCCCAACAACTCCGTGCCTTTAAACCTACCCCTGAG GGCTGTCGCAAAGTGATCCTCTCCACCAACATCGCAGAAACCTCCATCACCATTGCAGGCATAAAATTTGTTGTGGACACAGGCATGGTCAAAGCCAAGAAGTACAGCCCTG AAACTGGCCTGGAagtgctggcagtgcagcaggTGTCCAAGGCCCAGGCTTGGCAGCGCacgggcagagcagggagacaggaGAGCGGGATCTGCTACCGGCTCTACACAGAGGAGGACTTTGAGAAGTTTGAGGAAATGACAACACCTGAGATACAGAG GTGTAACCTGGCCAGTGTGGTGCTTCAGCTCCTGGCACTGAAAATTCCCAATGTGCTCACCTTTGACTTCATGTCCAAACCATCTCCTG ATGCTATTCAAGCAGCAATTgatcagctggagctgctgggagctgtgaccCAGAAGGAAGGTCAGCTTGTCCTGACccccttgggaaagaaaatggcAGCCTTTCCACTGGATCCAAAGTTCTCCAAG GCCATCCTCCTGTCGCCCAAGTTCCACTGTGCAGAGGAGATCCTGACCATCGTGTCACTGTTATCAGTGGACAGTGTCCTGCACAACCCCCCTGCCCAGCGGGATGAGGTGCAGGCTGCCAGGAAGAAATTCATCTCCAGTGAGGGGGATCACCTGACCCTGCTCAACGTGTACAGGGCCTACAAGAACGTCAATGGGCACAAG ggatggtgcAGAGAGAACTTTATCAATGGCAGGAACATGAAGCTGATGGCAGAAGTcagagctcagctcagggaCATTTGTGTAAAG CTGTCGATGCCCCTCGAGTCCTCCCGCGGCGACACGGCCGGCGTCCGGCGCTGCCTGGCCCACAGCCTGTTCATGAACGCGGCCGAGCTGCGGCCGGACGGCTCCTACGGCACGGTGGACTCGCACCAGGTGGTGGCCATCCACCCCTCCTCGGTGCTGTTCCAGGGCAAGCCGGCCTGCGTGGTGTACAACGGGCTGCTGCGCACCAACAGGTGCTACATGCGCGACCTGTGCGTGGTGGACGCCGAGTGGCTGCACGAGGCCGCGCCCGACTACTTCCGCAGGAAGCTCCGCACGGCCAGGGACTGA
- the RPAIN gene encoding RPA-interacting protein isoform X2 gives MAAPVQGHRARYKSPGGPPWRETYRRRCMERLRSSRAKLLDRYRQAGDGACGAAPGALLVQEVMEQEWQELRDRLPGLRGEQPMEQMLEDPDELAVLEEIQQELILQEQLVIEEYERSLRFDEECLNAMLDGLDATDRVICPE, from the exons ATGGCGGCGCCGGTGCAGGGGCACCGAGCGCGGTACAAGAGCCCGGGCGGGCCGCCCTGGAGGGAGACGTACCGCAGG CGCTGCATGGAGCGGCTGAGGAGCAGCCGGGCCAAGCTGCTGGACCGCTACCGCCAGGCCGGGGACGGGGCgtgcggggcggccccgggcgcGCTGCTGGTGCAGGAGGTGATGGAGCAGGAGTGGCAGGAGCTGCGGGACAGGCTGCCCGGCCTCCGCGGAGAACAGCCCATGGAGCAG ATGCTGGAAGACCCTGatgagctggcagtgctggaagaGATCCAACAGGAACTGATCTTGCAAG AGCAGCTGGTTATCGAGGAGTACGAGCGGAGCCTGCGCTTCGATGAGGAATGTCTCAACGCCATGCTCGACGGCCTGGATGCCACTGACAGGGTCATCTGCCCA gAATAA
- the RPAIN gene encoding RPA-interacting protein isoform X1 → MAAPVQGHRARYKSPGGPPWRETYRRRCMERLRSSRAKLLDRYRQAGDGACGAAPGALLVQEVMEQEWQELRDRLPGLRGEQPMEQMLEDPDELAVLEEIQQELILQEQLVIEEYERSLRFDEECLNAMLDGLDATDRVICPVCRKNNLTVKAHLVHCQCGLYISTQDMTEGKLRSLLESTLTEHSQRCLHSPEFTVTSGMEEEASLLMSCLVCDSWMILL, encoded by the exons ATGGCGGCGCCGGTGCAGGGGCACCGAGCGCGGTACAAGAGCCCGGGCGGGCCGCCCTGGAGGGAGACGTACCGCAGG CGCTGCATGGAGCGGCTGAGGAGCAGCCGGGCCAAGCTGCTGGACCGCTACCGCCAGGCCGGGGACGGGGCgtgcggggcggccccgggcgcGCTGCTGGTGCAGGAGGTGATGGAGCAGGAGTGGCAGGAGCTGCGGGACAGGCTGCCCGGCCTCCGCGGAGAACAGCCCATGGAGCAG ATGCTGGAAGACCCTGatgagctggcagtgctggaagaGATCCAACAGGAACTGATCTTGCAAG AGCAGCTGGTTATCGAGGAGTACGAGCGGAGCCTGCGCTTCGATGAGGAATGTCTCAACGCCATGCTCGACGGCCTGGATGCCACTGACAGGGTCATCTGCCCAGTATGTAGGAA gAATAACCTGACTGTAAAAGCTCACCTGGTTCATTGCCAGTGTGGACTGTACATCAGCACACAG GATATGACAGAAGGGAAGCTTCGGTCACTTCTGGAAAGCACCTTGACAGAGCACAGTCAGAGGTGCTTGCACAGCCCCGAGTTCACAGTCACCAGTGGCATGGAGGAGGAAGCCAGTCTGCTGATGAGCTGCCTG GTCTGTGACTCCTGGATGATTCTCCTCTAA
- the DHX33 gene encoding ATP-dependent RNA helicase DHX33 isoform X4: MAQDSEAPPAKRFKAAPPGTQPQSAAPPAHVQRRSLPISGARGPLLARLRRLDTAVLIGETGSGKTTQLPQYLYEVGIGHPGTIAVTQPRRVAAVTLAARVAEEKRTELGRLVGYTVRFDDCSCAETRIRFLTDGMLLREAIGDPLLHKYSVVILDEAHERTIHTDVLFGVVKAAQKKRKERGLRPLKVIVMSATMDVDLFSQYFNGAPVIYLEGRQHPIDIFYTKEQQSDYLQAALVSIFQIHQEAPACQDILVFLTGQEEIEAMTKTCRDVAQHLPEGCPRMTVLPLYASLPHSQQLRAFKPTPEGCRKVILSTNIAETSITIAGIKFVVDTGMVKAKKYSPETGLEVLAVQQVSKAQAWQRTGRAGRQESGICYRLYTEEDFEKFEEMTTPEIQRCNLASVVLQLLALKIPNVLTFDFMSKPSPDAIQAAIDQLELLGAVTQKEGQLVLTPLGKKMAAFPLDPKFSKAILLSPKFHCAEEILTIVSLLSVDSVLHNPPAQRDEVQAARKKFISSEGDHLTLLNVYRAYKNVNGHKGWCRENFINGRNMKLMAEVRAQLRDICVKF, translated from the exons ATGGCTCAGGACAGCGAGGCGCCTCCGGCCAAGCGGTTCAAGGCGGCACCCCCCGGCACACAGCCCCAGagcgccgcgccgcccgcacACGTGCAGCGCCGCTCCCTGCCCATCTCCGGAGCCCGCGGGCCGCTGCTGGCCCGGCTCCGCCGCCTCGACACCGCCGTCCTCATCG GAGAAACGGGCTCAGGGAAGACCACTCAGCTCCCTCAGTACCTGTACGAAGTGGGGATTGGCCACCCCGGCACCATCGCCGTGACCCAGCCCCGCAGGGTGGCAGCTGTCACCCTGGCTGCCCGAGTGGCTGAGGAGAAGAGGACGGAGCTGGGGAGGCTG GTTGGCTACACCGTGCGCTTCGATGACTGCTCGTGTGCCGAGACCAGGATCCGGTTCCTGACGGATGGGATGCTGCTGCGGGAGGCCATCGGGGACCCTCTGCTGCACAAGTACAGCGTGGTCATCCTGGACGAGGCCCACGAGAGGACCATCCACACGGACGTGCTCTTCGGAGTGGTCAAAGCCGCTCAAAAGAAGCGAAAGGAGCGGGGCCTGCGGCCACTGAAA GTGATTGTCATGTCAGCCACGATGGATGTTGACCTGTTCTCCCAGTACTTCAATGGAGCTCCTGTCATCTATCTGGAGGGCCGGCAGCATCCCATTGACATCTTCTAcaccaaggagcagcagagtgactacctgcaggcagcactggtGTCCATCTTCCAAATCCACCAG GAAGCCCCTGCATGCCAGGACATCCTGGTGTTCCTGACTGGTCAGGAAGAAATTGAAGCAATGACCAAAACCTGTCGAGATGTTGCCCAGCATCTCCCCGAGGGCTGCCCACGGATGACAGTGCTGCCCCTTTATGCTTCTCTGCCCCACTCCCAACAACTCCGTGCCTTTAAACCTACCCCTGAG GGCTGTCGCAAAGTGATCCTCTCCACCAACATCGCAGAAACCTCCATCACCATTGCAGGCATAAAATTTGTTGTGGACACAGGCATGGTCAAAGCCAAGAAGTACAGCCCTG AAACTGGCCTGGAagtgctggcagtgcagcaggTGTCCAAGGCCCAGGCTTGGCAGCGCacgggcagagcagggagacaggaGAGCGGGATCTGCTACCGGCTCTACACAGAGGAGGACTTTGAGAAGTTTGAGGAAATGACAACACCTGAGATACAGAG GTGTAACCTGGCCAGTGTGGTGCTTCAGCTCCTGGCACTGAAAATTCCCAATGTGCTCACCTTTGACTTCATGTCCAAACCATCTCCTG ATGCTATTCAAGCAGCAATTgatcagctggagctgctgggagctgtgaccCAGAAGGAAGGTCAGCTTGTCCTGACccccttgggaaagaaaatggcAGCCTTTCCACTGGATCCAAAGTTCTCCAAG GCCATCCTCCTGTCGCCCAAGTTCCACTGTGCAGAGGAGATCCTGACCATCGTGTCACTGTTATCAGTGGACAGTGTCCTGCACAACCCCCCTGCCCAGCGGGATGAGGTGCAGGCTGCCAGGAAGAAATTCATCTCCAGTGAGGGGGATCACCTGACCCTGCTCAACGTGTACAGGGCCTACAAGAACGTCAATGGGCACAAG ggatggtgcAGAGAGAACTTTATCAATGGCAGGAACATGAAGCTGATGGCAGAAGTcagagctcagctcagggaCATTTGTGTAAAG ttttaa
- the C1QBP gene encoding complement component 1 Q subcomponent-binding protein, mitochondrial, translating into MLLARSLRAAAAALRPPLPAPRRPLGSASPRALLPPPAAAPALPRSLWQLGGGAGRTALLRPRRGSAGGVSCGCGGLHTEGDKAFAQFLTDEIQEEKKIQKHKSLPKISGGWELEVHGTEAKLVRKIAGEKITVTFNINNSIPPSAEEDTQEQQKPDEQEPELTSTPNFVVEVIKDDTKQTLVLDCHFPEDEIGHEGEEESDIFTIREVSFQPTGEADWKDTNYTLNTDSLDWALYDHLMDFLADRGVDNTFADELVELSTALEHQEYIKFLEDLKSFVKCQ; encoded by the exons ATGCTGCTCGCCCGCTCCctgcgcgccgccgccgccgcgctgcgcccgccgctgcccgcgccgcgccgcccgctcGGCTCCGCGTCCCCCCGCGCCCTgctgccgccgcccgccgccgcgccggccCTGCCGCGCTCGCTGTGGCAGCtgggcggcggcgcggggcggaCGGCGCTGCTGCGGCCGCGGCGGGGCTCGGCCGGCGGCGTGTCCTGCGGCTGCGGCGGTCTGCACACCGAGG GAGACAAAGCCTTTGCGCAGTTCCTGACGGACGAGAtccaggaggagaagaagaTCCAGAAGCACAAATCCCTGCCCAAGATCTCCGGGGGGTGGGAGCTGGAGGTCCATGGCACGGAGGCCAAGCTGGTGCGGAAGATCGCGGGGGAAAA GATAACGGTTACATTCAACATCAATAACAGCATCCCACCCTCGGCTGAAGAAGACACGCAGGAACAGCAGAAACCTGATGAGCAGGAG CCTGAACTTACATCAACTCCAAACTTTGTTGTGGAAGTAATAAAAGATGATACAAAACAGACCCTTGTGCTTGACTGCCATTTCCCTGAAGATGAG ATTGGACatgaaggagaggaagaaagtgATATTTTCACAATTCGGGAGGTCAGCTTCCAGCCCACGGGAGAAGCTGACTGGAAGGACACCAACTACACCCTCAACACAGATTCCCTTGACTGG GCTCTCTACGATCACTTGATGGATTTCCTGGCTGACCGAGGAGTGGACAACACCTTTGCTGACGAGTTAGTAGagctcagcactgccctggagcaccaggagtACATTAAATTCCTTGAAGACCTTAAAAGCTTTGTCAAATGTCAGTAG